TACTTGTTTGTCTGCTATCCTATACCTTCATTGCCTAGAAAACAAGTTTCATGTGGATTCATGATGTGACTTATTATCTTCAGAATCACAAACCTACTCcattaataaaaataagattaaatgCACACTGCATTAAAATAACTTAAGGATGAATAGTTCAACTTTATCACTTTTTTCAGGACTGGATTTAATAATAGAAATTGGACTCAGCTGTATGGATTTTTCAAGGATACTATGGACCACCTTTCCtcagactttttttattttttctggccCTCAAAAACATCCACAAAGTTGTGCCTTAACTGAGTAATTTCTTCTATTTATTTGTCTATAtaaatgttttttcctgtttttgcaaGGCTATAATTTCATTATTGCTATTAAAGATAAAGAAAAGTTAATTTGAATATTACTTCTCAGATATTTatctcccactgaagtcagctgaaGTAGAATTAAGTTTGCGTGTTATTCAGAAGCGGCTTTGTACAAAGACAGTTTGAAGGATTACATTATACAGAGCTTTCTACAAAAAATATTAGCAATGTTTTTCTTGATGAGCATGAGGTTCAAAGATCAGAATACAAATTAACactcaccaaaaaaaagaaaaatctcatgatCTGTAAATAAAGACATGTAGAATTGAAAATTGCACTGGTTGTACATAGGAAACATGTTCAATATAAGATTCTTCCCATCCAgtggaaaagcaaacaggaaagaaggaagaagaaataaaccGTATGCCATTCCTCTTAACTGTTTCTCACAGATCCTTCAGTAGGACTAAGCCTCAGCTACTTTTAAGCAGTTGTAGTCAGATCTACATGCGCATTTCAGCTATGTTTCTCAGAACTGGATCCAAAACAGCTCACTCCATGGGCATGAAGCCACCTGTCACGTGCCCCTTCTCTCAAGGCTAGTAGGAGAAAATTTCCATATGTTGGAGCTCTTTTCTCTGTGAAAGTATCTGTGTCCCATCTTTCAAAACATCTGTTCCCAGGAATACCGCAGACCACCCACCCACCTGCTGATGGAACTCAGGTGCTTGCCCAGGCAGTGGAACAGGCAGGTGCATGCCCACAGCTCTTACAGTGCCCCAGCCCCCTTTTTGTGCAAAGGGGACATCTCTCTGCTCCCATCCTGATAAGCTGATGCAGAAGACACTGAGGGGGCCActgagccagagagagagagaccaagtGGGAACACAACGCCATTATCTCATGGTTCAGTCACTCTGCTGGGAAGAGATTCCTGTCTCTGCTCCAGAGATTACATATTCTTTTTACGCTGTGCTGTCACTGGCAGAAACAGCTCCATCTCAggtgtgttttaaaagaaaatggtgaCTACTCCTCTAAGCGGCAAATGCAGTTGGTGTTTTAGGCTGACTTGGAGAATGCCTACCAGACTGAGCTCTTCAGAGACCTGGGGTGGGTGCATGCTGTGGTCAGCATCCCAAGCAAGGCTAGGCACAATCTCCTCACCTCTGGGAAGGCTGGGCATATGGAAAGACAGCACAGGCATTCCTGAGTGTATTTAAAGTCAAAGAAAAGACTATGTTCCTGGAACTGAGTGATCTCAAGGATGAGgaacaaaatcaaaattttctgTTCCATTTACCTAGACATGTTGGCCCCTTCTCAGATATAGCCCTAAGCCGCTTTACAAAGGGTGGAGAGAAGTCCTGTTGTCTGGAGGCCTGTCCTTCCCAAACACAATGTTTTTTCCAAAGATCAAAACAAAGTAGAGGTCCTGCTCCCTGGCCACCACACCAAAGCACAGATTTACTATGTGAATCTAGGATGTATGGAAAGTTCCCCCTCAGGTACATGATGCTGGTTGCCCACCTTTTCACACAGACCTACAGTAAACACCTGTGGTCCAGAGACACAATAACTGTTCTCCACATCTCTTGAGGTCTATTTTAAAGCTTCTCTCTCCTAAAGATGTACTGCAAATGCTTTAACTTCCAGGTACTTCCCTGGAGGGAAAGAAGAAGCAGGCTAGGAGTATTCCCACTTAAACGGTCCTTAAAACATGTGAGAGAAATGCTGCAATATATTACTTCCCCTTCACTTGCAAGATTAGACCTGACTGGCTTCTCCCAGGGTGAGAGTGGCCTGCAGCATGCCATTgacctgggcacagcactctgCACTGAGATCGGTGGGGAGCTCTGCATCAGGTTGATGCGCCctatacagccagcagccaggaggcaccTGTTTCAACATGAGTCACCTACAAGACTGCAGGTGCTGGAGGCCTATGGAAAGTTGAATCCTATCCACTAACAGCTAAAGTAATCGTGTTGCTTGCTCAGATCTCCTGCTGATAAATGCACCCAGTTACTCCTAACTGTCTCCCTTACAAAATAGCACCTCCCAGAACACCTGCCTCTTCGACAGTTTTTAACCATGCTACAGCTGCACAAGAAAAACCATTCATCAATTATAAATCGAGGAAGAGAAATCTGCAGCCTGCTTGATTGCCCTTGTTGTCCCTGCAGCTCACTGATCCAGCCACAGAAATTTTCCAGCCTGTCAggtctgtttatttatttatttacattattattattgttgttgttattatttattcAGAGTCTGACCATTCCTTACTTTGTAGAAAATTACTCTGCAGCAGTAATTTGTTGCTAAAGTGATCTTCCCTGtggtgggagagggagaaagagagagaaagagagaaagtgaaagagagagacaaagggaGAGAGACTGCTTGTATTCCACAAATGGCGATGCAAGTACAGTGCGCCAGATGCAACTGTAAGCTCTAGCTACAGCCCTCTCTCTCGGATTGCAGGGGACTTCTTTAAATAGGTAGCTACTCTGCGAGAAAGAGCTCTGCTCCTCCTCTCTTGCTTATGCTGTCAATCTGCAGCCCTCGCCACCTGAACAAAGATTTGCATGATGAGATCCTGCTTTTAGCAAGGAAAACAATTTGCAAAAGTTTATTTCAGAGAGATGGATTATGCATGCTTGTTGCTGGACGGGTGAAAAAACGCAACTGCCTGgataaggaggaggaggaaggaaggcaggTTGGAAATGTTAGGATGACTGGAGAGGACTTAGGGAAAATTTATCCTCTCTCCAAGAAACATAGTTGCACCACTGGAGGCGGGGAAGGGTGGGGAATGCTATATCCACGGCTGAATAGAATCATCATCTAGAACTCCCTATCCGTAGGGGGTGGGGGCTTTATGTACAATCTCTCCTCCTCGGCTTAAACAGTCctgcagatatttttcttctttattaaacCAATTGCGGTGAATATCACAGTATCCTAACATTTCTGGAGCTAACCAAGTAGCAGGACAacggtttctctctctctccttttttttttttttttactttttttttttcttctggtgttgAATGTTCCGAGGTGACTAAATTTGCCTCGTTGAGCCTTGTAAAATCCTGACTTAATCATGTAAACTTCTGTGTAAGCAAAATAGACGAAACTTCAAAGGGTCAAAAATCCTTTAGGGATTTGTGAGGAGACGCCAGCAATAGATCCTAATCTGCCTCCAGAATCCTGGCTATATTTGTCCAAGGAACTGGTACCAGCAAACTCTCGAAGGTAGAGATAGTGGGTTGATTCAGCCTTTATCCCCTTAGAGAGTATTGGCTTTGTGAGGCTCTAGGCAGCTCTTCAACGCCAGGGGATCTTGCCCAAACCCTCTAAAAATGAAGTACAGGAGTAATTTGAGATAATGACTTTGTAACAGGCTTGGGCAGACCTTGGACAGAAGAAGTGAGAGATGTTATCACCCCAGCATTCCtcttaaaatgcagttttcccCCCTGCTTATTCCCAGTTAGTCAAAGCTACATTAACATTCCATCTAGGGCTGCTAAACAGAATCTTAATTAGTCCTGATACTCTTGTGCAAGGGATTTATTCATTGCACTCTTAACTAATGGTTGCTgtcagagtattttttttcttctttgggttCTTTGGGGATATCGTGTTCTGCTGCAAAGCATGACAGAAATGTAatgtgcatgaaaaaaaaaaaaagcttgcgaATCTAAAATCTCGAGACTGAGGCTGACTCCAGCCCTGTCTAATGGTGAGACATTGTTAGGACTAATGAGAATAACTTCAGCAACAGAAATTTTCCTACATCTTGTTTATCTTAAATTTTAATAGTACACGCTCgctcgctcttttttttttcctcgacAGAAAACATTGCAAACCTGCCAGTGTTTTAAAGCAGTTCGCGCAACTCTCACAAAATTTGCAGCCCTCTGCATTTTGCATTAGCCACCCGTGGCTCAGTATTTAGTGAGAGGCTGTAGGTGGAGAAGAATTAACAAGTTACTAAACGGCCGGTTGCTCCGGGAGGACCTTTCCCTCTGCATTATAGCACATTTACAACCCCGCTTTGCActcgcctgcctgcctgcctctgccccttcccctcccgttcctcgtttacacacacacacacacacacacacacacacacacacacacgcctagTGGAATGCATCTAGGCAACACGCCGATTCGGACCTGGTCTAATATCGAGGTGAAACTTAACGTGCCCCTTATGTACATACGTATAATTTGATGTGAACATCCCTCGAGTTTCTTTGTGGTTCGGGGCCGAATCGTGACCGCAAGCAACCGGAACTCACAATGCTAAAAAAGATGGGAAGTGTAGTAGGGGTGACTCGCCACCCGTGCTAAATTGAAGCGATGGTTTCGTTCATCAGCGGCGGCAGGAATAGTTATTTGCCTGTAAATCTACGTTCGGCTACATCGATCTCGGAAACACGTTTATAAGACTATAAATTATCGTTTCTTTCCTTCGGGGagagggtaggaaaggaagaaaagacagcgagaaagagaaaagtgggtttttttcggAAATAGGAGGTCCATGTTATTTAGCTGCTGCTCACCCCTATTAAAGACTCCTTCCCAAAAGCTTGCGTAACATTGATTACTCACAGAGTTCACAGTAACTATCATGTAGCTAAAGTAATTGAGACAATCACGCTAAGTTATAGTCGGTCTAAAAGGTACCATTGATGTGGTAATGCCCATAGAAAGTCAGACATGCGACTCACTACCATTTAATTGCTCCTTTAAACCTGTTATTACAATGTTAACTGGCTTAAGTATATATTGCTGCCTTTTATTGCCTTGATGTGACAAATTAAAACATACATTCTGGAAGCGGCATTCATTTGCGGACGgagttgcaggaaaaaaaggagccgGGAGATGTCAAACCTGTCAGGATGAATTAATtctaaaacttgcatttttgCACTGTAATTCTCACTGCAGTCTTGTTGCACGAGGAAACAGGATACACACAACAGAggcatatatattatattatatgcGTATTCCGTCTCGCGCAGACCTGCCGTAAAACGAGCTTCGGTGAGTTAAAACCGAAACCTCCTTTTGGCTCTCTAAACGAGGCGGAGGCCTGGGGGGACGGCGGAGGCGGGCAGGGGCACACGGCAGACTTGGCAGGTCGGCGCAGCGCCGCAGGCAGGGGCAGCGGCGCTGCGCGGtgcagccggcggcggcggccgggtcTCAGGCCCGACGGAGGGGGCGGCCCCCACCCGGGGTCTTCCTCATGATGCAGCTCTGCGGAGCTCCGGCAAGGAGGCGGGAGGaggcaaaaaataataatatcttGCTTCCCCATCCCTAGGGCTCTGGCGGATTTGGGGATCGCTGAAGCGAGCCAGGCCACATCGCCGCCGCTCCGCGGAGAGGAGCGCGCTCTGCggccctccgccgccccccgcgcagccTACGAGGGCCAGGCCGGCGGCCCCGAGGGGCTCCCAGGTAGAGCCCGCTCCCTTCCCTAGGCGATCTTGAAGGCATTGAAAACTCCCCTAAAAGAGAAATGCTCagttccctccttccctcccttccccctccccccaactcgCGAGAAGATGTCAGCGGGTTAAAACGCCCTGCCGGCCCTCTGCCTTGATCTCGGGGAGAGAGGTTGCTGGCACCGTTATGGGACCCAGACCCGCTGTGGCTGCGAGCAGCGCCGGCCCCCGCTAACTTTGACGGGCTTTATTCATTCCAGCTGCGCTCTATTTGTTTGTCATTTcgcccttttttttcctcccagaatcGTTATTTATGGTCTGAAAAGTGAAACGCGCCACGATTTGCCTTTACATGGACTCTTCTGCAAACACGGGGGGAGGCacctcccttctttcctcccgCGCCCCCCTCGCGAAGGGGGCTGCCAAAAGAGAAGAGGGcgggaaaaaaaattgtctcaaTCATTATCAAATCAGCTTTGAATTCGTTACTCCAGAGCATTAACTAATTACCAgatcagagagaagaaaaataaatattcctttaaaTAACTGAAAGTAATTATAACCCTGTTGTTGACACTAACGATTAATAATTGATCAGAAGTTATACACAATAAATTGTCAATTTATCTCCCTATAAAAATGCACAcagttatgatttttttcttttcctaggcTTTTCTTAAGAGGCCGAGCAACGACAGCATCCACACGGCCACTGCAGGGAcgccgcttttttttttttccgcccaGATATTCGGTATTTTGAAATCGCACGTCACGGATGACACAAGCCCGGATGGAGCAGAAGTGACTGTCGCTGCCGGCCTGAACTGCCGCATGTCCGAGGAAAGCCGGGCCCGGGTGACCGCccccctcttcctttcctttgagTCTCCAAATCCCCAAAGGAGCAAAGTTAACGGCGCGTTTTGGAAGCTGCACGGTGCCTCCCCTAGAAGTAGAGCGGCCGGATCCCTCCGTCTCTTACTTTTGCTGAGGGAAAATGCAGCCGGCTCGGCAGGAATTGGGTGTGAAATAGTGACAGTCGCCTGCGACTCACGGCTGGGAGCGGGGAACAGCGGGGAGGCACGGGACCAGACTGCAGGTGCGCGACTGCCACCTCGGCCAGGGTGCTTGCAAGTAAACCGCTCCTCCAGGATACAGAGCCTTCCTCCACATAGCTCcctgcagtttttttctttttttcttttttttttacctgcttaCGTACATGTGCCCTCCCGAGCGCACTTTCCTTCTGAAGTTTTAATAAAGATTCTGCTTCAAAGTCAGTAATCGGGAATTAGTTGCATAGATGCATTTGAATATTCACCGTGGATTCCTTTGTTTCTTAACTTTTTTgcgtcttttttttctttagaagccAGGAACATATCCGAGTTATTAGTTACCGGATTAAAAACAGAGGGGTGAATTTTATATTACTTAATGTACAGCATTACTACTGTAACTATAAATGTTAACTTTTCCACTGTTCCTCTACTGCTACAGTGAAAAGGCTCTATTCGATTAACTCGGCCGTGAGAAGCTTGCCCGAGCACCGGGGAAGTGCCTGAATGCAGAAGGCGACCAAAGGAACTATATGTAAATCCCGTGtgtgtctctctccctctctctttatttcttttccccaaagTTAATAAGTAATAAATTCCTTCCAGTATTGCTTACTCTCCTGCTACGGTTTCTCAACGGTGCGTTGAGCCTTAACTTCGCTTAAGTGAGATGTAACATGCGACGGGCGCAGAAACTTCCAGAGGCGGCAGGGCTTTTTCCCGGCTTGTTTGGCTCGGAGGGGCCGCGACGAGGCGATCAGTGCGGTGCCGGGCGGCGGCCCGGgctgccgccgcagcgccgcgccggggcccccgcctccgcctcccggCAGCACTCTGACCGCTCCCGAGCCGGGTGGGTCCTCCAGGTAGGGCGGAATTAGACGGTGCACTTTGCAATTTGTTTCCTCGCCTAAAAATTATCCTTCCCCCGAAAGCCTCAAGACCTCCTCCAAGCGTGAGCCTTTGGAAAGCCTGACCTCATTATtatgatgatgattattattatttctgcagtCGCTCTCTTTTTTAGGGGTAAGCACACCCGCGGCTAACATGCAAATGTAGTGGAAACAGAAACGCAGGCATCTATTGCGATTTGCTTTAACTTTCCTCTTAGACGGGCCTGTTTCCCCTCAAGCCACGACCTTGTGTGTCCAGGAGCGGTTCCcacgtctgtctgtctgtccgctGCTGGCCTGCGCTGTGTTATACCTCtgtccccctcccttcccccagtcTCCACTCAAACAAAGGTGGGTGATGCTTTTTCCACTCTCAAAGGCGGTTGGTAAGCAGCTTTCCCGAAACAGTAACTCTCTTATTGAGAACAAATGTTGACATTTGCAGGGAGCGAGGAAAAGCGCAGCCCAGGAAGTGCAAAGTGGAAAGCGACCCTCTTCCTATTTGACGACAGCGCTAATTCCTCGGGGATCCCACCTGAGGTTAAAGCTTGAATTTCAATAAATCATCTCTAATGAAAACCCTCCCCTCTTCAGGGCCAGAGGTTGTCATCCTCGCGCCGAAACGAGCACAGAAACAGGAGGGAGGGGGCGAAGGGAGTAAATATAAAAAGGGGTGTGAGATTTTAATCCCAGCGGGCTGATTAGCATCGTTACGAAATAAACTGTACACAAAGTGCTGAATTTTGTCGTTCATGCTTCTTTCTCGCTATCCTGAATTAATCGCATTGTTTGTGCCAACAATCTAGCAAAGCTACACTTTCctcctgcttttaattttaattattagaTCTCGAATGTTGTTGAATATGCAATTCTTGCCCATTAAttgcttatttgaaaaaaatatatatttgccaATCGTTTGAGTGTCGCCCACCTGAATCTAGGAACCACTCGTGAATTTCTCAGATGATGAGAGAAGTCCACTGGGTTTTACATACATAGTGAATACTTAAAAGCGAGTTTCCCAAGtctttctacttttctttccagaaagaaatcCAGGTCTAAATACTAGCAAGGGTGGGTAAATTATGGAAATCTTTTATAATTCTTTGGGCGTATAAACATCAAAGAAATGTCGTTAGCCTTTTTAAATCTCtgccacagctttttttttttttttttttttttttttttttttttaccagttgAAATGTACACGTTGTGTCCAACAGAGACCTGGAACAGAAAACGTGGGTGGTGGGGGTGGACGGAGCAGGAGGAAGAGTGAGGGAAAGAAAGTTCAGATGTCTCTCCTAGCATAAAAAGTTTCACTGTAAAATCTTCCTAAAGTGCACGATAAAGATGGTTTGAGGGTGGTTGTAGTAAATATTTGCATCTGCATCATACTCTTtattggagggggaaaaaataatcatttcctgAACTGTTCTTAAGCTGTTTATCTAATTGTACTATGCACTGCACATAGATAAAACTGCATTCTACCTCTATAAAAAAACCACAGTACTATAGGAGCAGAGAAGCATCATTCTACAGTACATGAAGCAGATGAGTAGGCCTTCAATTGTAAAGATCTTCAGTGTTTTATATTTAGCTAGATGAATCCCAGAGTTTTCCAGAATTACAGTATTAATTTCTGCCCTAACGGCtgaaaaacacatgcattttctCAATCAGTTAGACAGCTTTACCTGGGTAAAATATgatgggggggcggggagggatggggagagtTGCATGTCCGCAGTTAAGAAACACAGCTTCCTTTCCCCCCATTTAATATAATCACGACATTTTTCCTGACTCCAGCCTAGAATGGCTCTTTATCCAGTTAACATTCCCAAGGCTGAAGCTTGAAGTATCTAAGATCACTTTCAAATGCCCTTTCTAACAAGACCTGAGCAAGAGGCCACTAATTTTCACTGAACAAAAAGCCACTGGAGAGAGATCCGTTTGTCAATATCAACTGGTCCAGCAATTTCCCATCTTCAGACACATCGGCCTATCTGAGCTGGCAGATGTTTAGACAAGATTTTATAAATTGTTCAATATCAAACCATAATGAACCCCAACTGACCATTCCAAAGCAGCTAAAAGCATTCAGGATCTCCCCTGCTGGGATCTAATAATACTCTCACGCTGGAACATTATTAATCATGGAATAAAATAGATGAGCCTCTTGAAAAATAAGTGTATGATTGATTAAAGGGCAATCTAAGAAGCTATTATTCTTGTTTTATAACCGTAAGTTATATTCACTCAATTTAtcttttggggaaaataaatgattgttcatttcttttttgaaactATATTATATGAGGATTCccattattttactgaaaattaaaatgattggTTAGCTGTTTTTATGAGCCTTATCAAGGTGGATTTCTAATATGACTATCGAATTAAAGATGTGGTTCACTgatataaaagacaaaaaacataaaaaataggGATTGGActgtttttgcttcattttttacatttgcatattttagctagaaacagaaacaaagaaattaaaaataagccATAGTagattgcatttttttctgctggaaatgGTGAATTTTAGAGAACATT
This Dromaius novaehollandiae isolate bDroNov1 chromosome 2, bDroNov1.hap1, whole genome shotgun sequence DNA region includes the following protein-coding sequences:
- the LOC112979577 gene encoding uncharacterized protein LOC112979577 codes for the protein MLQLHKKNHSSIINRGREICSLLDCPCCPCSSLIQPQKFSSLSGLWRIWGSLKRARPHRRRSAERSALCGPPPPPAQPTRARPAAPRGSQAFLKRPSNDSIHTATAGTPLFFFSAQIFGILKSHVTDDTSPDGAEVTVAAGLNCRMSEESRARVTAPLFLSFESPNPQRSKVNGAFWKLHGASPRSRAAGSLRLLLLLRENAAGSAGIGCEIVTVACDSRLGAGNSGEARDQTAVKRLYSINSAVRSLPEHRGSA